One window from the genome of Micromonospora aurantiaca ATCC 27029 encodes:
- a CDS encoding cellulose binding domain-containing protein codes for MRLRPRLATLAAALTTAVVAGALLAAPPASAATAAFVRTSSWSSGYEARFTVTNDSSAAISSWNVQFDLPSGSTLGSFWDARLTTSGQHVTAVNQSWNGALAPGTSTSFGFVVSGTGDPVNCTVNGASCTGGGNPGNPGAPATPGELRVTGTTASAVSLAWNAVSGTVTGYRVYEGGTVKATVTGTSATVSGLAACSGHSYTVTAYNGTGESAKSAAVAATTSGCTGGGGGAMAAAPYLYPGWGDPPAPATVMGATGIKWFTIAFVLSGGGCTPAWDGSGPLTGGTHAATIAAIKAAGGDVIPSFGGWSGNKLGPNCSSAAALAGAYQQVINAYGLKAIDIDIENSDEFENEVVQDRILDALKIVKQNNPGIKTIITFGTSTTGPSYYGTRLINQAAAKGAGIDVFTIMPFDFGGGANMYQNTVNAAEGLKTALRNAFGWSDATAYAHMGLSGMNGLSDQQELTSPATWTQIRDWAKARGLARFTFWSVNRDRPCPGGGVVANCSGIAQNTWEFTGITAGF; via the coding sequence GTGAGACTCCGCCCCCGCCTGGCGACGCTCGCCGCCGCGCTGACCACCGCCGTGGTCGCCGGTGCCCTGCTCGCCGCGCCACCCGCCTCCGCCGCCACCGCCGCGTTCGTCCGCACCTCCAGCTGGAGCAGCGGGTACGAGGCCCGGTTCACAGTCACCAACGACAGCTCCGCCGCGATCTCCTCGTGGAACGTCCAGTTCGACCTGCCGTCCGGCAGCACGCTCGGCTCGTTCTGGGACGCCCGGCTGACCACCTCCGGCCAGCACGTCACAGCCGTCAACCAGTCCTGGAACGGCGCGCTCGCCCCGGGCACCAGCACCAGCTTCGGCTTCGTCGTCAGCGGCACCGGCGACCCGGTGAACTGCACAGTCAACGGCGCCTCCTGCACCGGCGGCGGCAACCCCGGCAACCCGGGCGCACCGGCCACCCCGGGCGAGCTGCGGGTCACCGGCACCACCGCGTCCGCCGTCTCGCTCGCCTGGAACGCGGTCTCCGGCACCGTCACCGGCTACCGGGTGTACGAGGGCGGCACGGTCAAGGCCACAGTCACCGGCACCTCGGCCACCGTCTCCGGGCTGGCCGCGTGCAGCGGGCACAGCTACACCGTGACCGCGTACAACGGCACCGGCGAGTCGGCGAAGTCGGCGGCGGTCGCGGCCACCACCAGCGGGTGCACCGGTGGCGGCGGAGGCGCGATGGCCGCCGCGCCGTATCTCTACCCCGGCTGGGGTGACCCGCCCGCGCCCGCCACCGTGATGGGCGCGACCGGCATCAAGTGGTTCACCATCGCGTTCGTGCTCTCCGGCGGCGGCTGCACCCCGGCCTGGGACGGCAGCGGCCCGCTGACCGGCGGCACGCATGCCGCCACCATCGCCGCGATCAAGGCGGCCGGCGGCGACGTCATCCCGTCCTTCGGCGGCTGGAGCGGCAACAAGCTCGGCCCGAACTGCTCGTCCGCCGCTGCCCTGGCCGGCGCGTACCAGCAGGTCATCAACGCGTACGGGCTGAAGGCGATCGACATCGACATCGAGAACAGCGACGAGTTCGAGAACGAGGTGGTGCAGGACCGCATCCTGGACGCCCTGAAGATCGTCAAGCAGAACAACCCGGGCATCAAGACGATCATCACGTTCGGCACCTCGACCACCGGGCCGTCGTACTACGGCACCCGGCTGATCAACCAGGCCGCGGCCAAGGGCGCCGGGATCGACGTGTTCACCATCATGCCGTTCGACTTCGGCGGCGGCGCGAACATGTACCAGAACACCGTGAACGCGGCCGAGGGCCTGAAGACCGCGCTGCGCAACGCGTTCGGCTGGTCGGACGCCACCGCGTACGCGCACATGGGCCTGTCCGGCATGAACGGCCTCTCCGACCAGCAGGAGCTGACCTCGCCGGCCACCTGGACGCAGATCCGCGACTGGGCGAAGGCGCGCGGCCTGGCCCGGTTCACGTTCTGGTCGGTCAACCGGGACCGGCCCTGCCCCGGCGGCGGCGTGGTCGCCAACTGCTCCGGCATCGCGCAGAACACCTGGGAGTTCACCGGCATCACCGCGGGCTTCTGA
- a CDS encoding DUF1349 domain-containing protein produces the protein MSEEAYDWSAGTWLNPPERAEPVDGGLLVEPHGGSDFWRRTSYGFVHDDGSALLAPFPAGSAVEVSFVLDYSARFDQAGVLVRVDERRWTKAGVEVSDGSPQVGAVVTDEFSDWSVAPVPPWSGREVTVRVSRAGDALTVRARCEDEPWRLVRVAPLDPAAQASAGPYCCSPSRGGLLVRFTGWRRGPADAALHPEG, from the coding sequence ATGAGCGAGGAGGCGTACGACTGGTCCGCCGGCACCTGGCTGAACCCGCCGGAGCGGGCCGAGCCGGTCGACGGCGGCCTGCTGGTCGAGCCGCATGGCGGCAGCGACTTCTGGCGGCGCACCAGCTACGGCTTCGTGCACGACGACGGCTCGGCACTGCTCGCGCCGTTCCCCGCGGGCAGCGCCGTGGAGGTGTCGTTCGTCCTCGACTACTCGGCCCGGTTCGACCAGGCCGGCGTGCTGGTCCGGGTGGACGAGCGGCGGTGGACCAAGGCCGGGGTCGAGGTGAGCGACGGTTCGCCGCAGGTGGGCGCCGTGGTCACCGACGAATTCTCCGACTGGTCGGTGGCGCCGGTGCCGCCGTGGTCGGGCCGGGAGGTGACGGTCCGGGTGAGCCGGGCCGGCGACGCGCTCACCGTGCGGGCCCGGTGCGAGGACGAGCCGTGGCGGCTGGTCCGCGTCGCCCCGCTCGATCCGGCGGCGCAGGCGTCGGCCGGGCCGTACTGCTGCTCGCCCAGCCGGGGCGGCCTGCTGGTCCGCTTCACCGGCTGGCGGCGGGGTCCGGCGGACGCCGCGCTGCACCCGGAGGGCTGA
- a CDS encoding DedA family protein translates to MALAQDVDPNQFTGLTGWVASVIDSLGAVGVALLVALESIIPPIPSEIVLAMAGYLSAEGRFNVVFIVVAATVGSLLGALVLYWLGAALGEERLKRWLDHIPLVDLQDLEKADRWFERHGRWAVLIGRVVPVVRSLVSIPAGANRMPLGEFILLTTLGSGVWNALIVGAGFTLGSRWEDVDKYSQWFNYAIFAVFGFMIVSWAVKKVRRRRARQSVTTGR, encoded by the coding sequence ATGGCCCTGGCCCAGGACGTCGACCCGAACCAGTTCACCGGGCTGACCGGCTGGGTGGCGAGCGTGATCGACTCGCTCGGCGCGGTCGGCGTGGCACTGCTGGTGGCGCTGGAGAGCATCATCCCGCCGATCCCGAGCGAGATCGTGCTGGCGATGGCCGGTTACCTGTCCGCCGAGGGCCGGTTCAACGTGGTGTTCATCGTGGTCGCCGCGACGGTCGGCTCGCTGCTCGGCGCGCTGGTGCTCTACTGGCTCGGCGCGGCGCTCGGCGAGGAGCGGCTCAAGCGCTGGCTGGACCACATCCCGCTGGTCGACCTGCAGGATCTGGAGAAGGCCGACCGCTGGTTCGAGCGGCACGGCCGGTGGGCGGTGCTGATCGGCCGGGTGGTGCCGGTGGTCCGCAGCCTGGTCTCCATCCCGGCCGGCGCGAACCGGATGCCGCTCGGTGAGTTCATCCTGCTCACCACGCTCGGCAGCGGGGTGTGGAACGCCCTGATCGTCGGCGCCGGGTTCACCCTGGGCTCGCGGTGGGAGGACGTCGACAAGTACAGCCAGTGGTTCAACTACGCGATCTTCGCCGTCTTCGGTTTCATGATCGTGAGCTGGGCGGTGAAGAAGGTGCGCCGGCGGCGCGCCCGGCAGTCGGTGACCACCGGGCGCTGA